The stretch of DNA GAGAAACATTAGCCTATCCCAGCAATTCAGTTGCTGCGAGGTCGAACTCCCGAAGTGCAGTCGCCTTTTCAGCGGGTTCCATGAAGCTGGCTTCGAAGCCATTCCGCGCCAGCTCCACCACGGCAGCGGCATCGAGCTTGAAGCAATCCACCACGGCTTTGAAATCGTCAACCATGTCGCAGTCGAACATCGGCGGATCATCCGAATTGATCGTCACGAGCACACCGGCTTGCCTCAAGGTCTCGATCGTGTGTGCCGGCATCTCGGGAAAGACCCGGAGCTGCAAATTGCTCAAGGGGCAAACCGTCAGCGGAATTCGATGCTCCGCCAGATAGCGGACCAAGGCAGGGTCTTCCACCGCACGCACCCCGTGGTCGATCCGTTCAAAGCCGCATTCGCGGATGCCTTCCCACATGTAGGCGGCCGGACCATCCTCGCCGGCATGGCCCGCGCGCCGGAAACCGAGCTCCGCGGCGCGCGCATAGGCAGCCTTGTGCAAAGCCGGCGGAAAGCCATTTTCCTGACAATCCAAACCGACCGCAATGATCCCGGCCCGCTCACACCAGGCCGCTCCCGTCTCCACCAGGTTCAGTCCAAAATCCGCCGGTTTGGTTCGATCGATATCCAGCACAAAGCGGGTCTCGACACCGAACCGTTTGCGATTGAGTTCACGGCCCGCAGCCATCCCCGCAAACACTTCCTGCAGCGGGACATCAGGACGTAGCCCCGGGGAGACCATCAGTTCGTGGTAATGAATGTTCTGTCGGGCCGCGCGTTCACCGATAATCGAAACCGCCCGGCAGTAGTCTTCCGCATCGCAGAGCGTCGCCACCGTTGTACGGAGGATATGGATGAAGTGGTCGAGGCTCTCAAACTTGTAGAACTCGCGGGCCGAATCCAAATCCTCGAAAGGCAGCGGCACCTTGTTTTTCTCTGCCAGTTCGAGCGCAAATTCAGGATACATCGCGCCGCCCTCAATATGAAGGTGGAGTTCCGTCTTGGGCAGTTTATCAATTAGCTCGTGTAGGTCTTGGGACATGCCCATACCCTCGCACGAAGCATGCCATCCGGGCTATTCCTGCACGGCCGCCATTTCCTTCTCGATCGTAGTGAGACGGTGCTGCTTCACGCCGAGCTTGGGAATGCAGGCGATCAGAGCCTTGGTATAGGGGTGCTGCGGGTTTTCGAGTACCGAGTCGACCGGTCCCTGCTCCACAATATCGCCGCGGAACATGACGATGACCTCGTCGGCGAAACCTTTGACGATGCCGAAATTGTGGGTGATCAGGACGATACTCATGCCAAGCTTTTCACGCAGCTCGCGCAGCAGGTCCATGATCTGCGCCTGAATGGTCACGTCGAGTGCGGTCGTCGGTTCATCGGCCACCAGCAGCTTCGGTTCGCAGGCCAGCGCCATGGCAATCATGACGCGCTGCTGCATGCCACCGCTCATTTCGTGCGGGTAGGCCTTGTAGCGCTTGGCCGCGTCACGGATCCCGACCAGCTCCAGCAGTTCCACGACCCGCGCTTTCACATCCTTGATGTCCGGACGGTGTAATTTGACCGCTTCGGCAATCTGGTGTCCCACAGTAAATACAGGATTCAAGGAAGCCGAAGGCTCCTGGAAAATATAGGCAATACCGCCACCTCGAATGGAGCGGAGTTCCTCCTTTTTCATGGCCAGCACATCCCTGCCGTTGAACAGGATCTTGCCACTGACCGTGCAAGTGGGCGGCGCCGGCAACAAACGCGTGAGGGAAAGACAGGTCACGCTCTTGCCGCTACCGCTTTCCCCCAAGATCGCGACGGTCTTACCACCCGAGTCGACCGAAAAACTGATTCCCTTGACGACCTCATTGGCGGCTCCCTTCGAGTGGAAGGCGATACGTAGGTCGGAAACTGCAAGTAGATCGGACATGATACTATGTTTAAACCGTGAATGGACGTTAATTTTTTTCTGCCGGGTGAAGGGCCTGCTGCGTTTGCCAGTAAAGATTCTGACCATCGTGCACCATCGCCCGATAGACAAACTTCTTCTGAGATACGTTGAAGATCAAATCGCTGCCAACAGCACGCCCCCACCACACACGGAGATAAATCAGTTCCTCGTTGATCCATGCCACTTGAGTCGAGAAGTTCGGATAGCGGTCGGTGATCCGAATGATAAAAGGAAGCCCCTGGTCGGGAAGAACGCAGATCCGGTCCTCACTGGAAGACGGTTCGGACAGAAAAGCATAAGCCATCAGCTGATTCGGCGACGTGACCTTGCCATTCACGACTGGAATGACTCCGTCAACCGGCTCGACTGTAATTCGTTCCGAAAACTCCGAGTCAAAATCCAAGAGAAACTGCTTCGGCGCATCCCAAGCTCGCGCATCCGGAACCCCACGAACAGTCTCGGCGGACAATCCAGTCAGCCAGGAACAAAGGGTCATCATCCCACAAAACAATAATCCGTATCCATCCGCGTTCATCTGTGGTTCAAAAATACGCCTGCAAAGATTCACGTCCATAAACGGTTCAAATCACCGCGTCTGCATTTTCGGGTCGACGATATCACGGAGCACATCTCCCAAGACATTGAAGGCGATCACCGTGATGAAAATGGCGAAGCCGGGGGTCAGCATCCACCAGAAGTTCATGAAGAACACGATCATGTTGCCCTGCGACTGCTTGAGCATGAGTCCCCATGAGGTGGACGGCTCGGAAATACCGAGCCCCAAAAAGCTGAGAGCGGCTTCCGCGAGGATGTACCCGGGAATGGAAAGCGTCGCCGCCACGAGCAGATAACTCGCAAGGTTTGGAAGGATGTGCTTGATCAGTATCTTCGGGGCGGACTGCCCCATACTTTCCGCCGCCGTGACAAAGGTACGATTCCGGATCGATGCCGTCATGCCCCGGATGATGCGCGCCGCTCCGGCCCACCCAATCACGGATAGAATCACCACGATGATCGTGTAAACCTGAGCCGGCGACATATCCGGGCTGATGAGGGCAGAACGCAAGGCCAGCAACAAGTACAAGCCTGGGATCGACATGAGCAATTCCACCACACGCATGGCGACGAAGTCCACCGTACCGCCAAAATAACCGGCAAGAGAGCCCACGAGGAATCCAATGATCATGGTGATCGAGATACCAATAAATCCGATCGAGAGCGAGATGCGCGAGCCGTAAAGCAAGCGGCTGAAAATATCACGACCGGTATCATCGGAACCGAGCAGATAGACCCGTGCATCTGGATCATCGCTTTCCAACTGTAAGAACTTCCGCTCCATGGGGATGAATCCCAGAAACTTGTATGGCTCACACTTGGCGAAAAAGCGTAATGGCACCGTCTCTCCGGACGGTACATAGACCGGCGAGCCAAGCTCTTGCTTCTCGTAGAGTTCCACCTGCAAGCGCCCGTCCTTCCATGTATAAGTGCTCGGTGGGTGAAAGGCGTACGACAGGTTTTGTTTGGTGATCGGATAAGGCGCGAAAAACGGGGCGAACAATGCCGCGCCATAGAGCAGCACGAGAACCGCCAGCGCGGACGCACCCAAAGGCCGGCGCAGGATCTGCCCGATCAAATTCTTAAACAAATTGAAGACCACATAGCCGACCAGGGTCACACAGGCGACCGCCAACAGGGCCACGAGCAGAAGTCCGAGATACTTCAGCACCACCCAGATGCTTTGCAGCAGGCCCGGGGCGAACGACTCCAGTAGAATCTCAAAAAGAATCACCCCCAGTACGATCACCCAAAGGAGCCAGGACTTGCCCGCCTTTGAGGCACGGGCGCCGCCTCCCTCCAAACGGATGCGCGGATCGCTCCAAGCCAGCAGCAGGTCGGCCAGCAAATTCCCCAGCACCAGCATAACGACGCCCACGACCACGCCCGCCATGACCACATACTGGTCTTCACGGATGAGTGCGTCATAGATCAACTGCCCCAAGCCAGGGTAGTTCATCACATTCTCGACCAGGAGCGCACCGGACAGCAAGCTGGCGAAAGCATAGCCGAATGAAGTAATCAGCGGATTGATCGCATTGCGAAGTACATGCTTGAACATCACAACCCGCTCCCTCAGCCCCTTCGCCCGCGCGGTGGTGGCAAACTCCGCCTGCATGTAATCGATGAAATTCGCCCGCATGATCCGCATCATTCCGGCCACGCTACCGATCCCCAAAACGATGGTCGGAAGAATGAGGTGGTAGGCATAATCGGCCAGCTTCAGTGCAGCCGGATAAAACTCGCTTTCCACCGAGGACCGTCCCCCTTCCGGAAAAATACCGGTAACCGAAGCAAAGTACACAGCCAGAATCGCAAGGAAGAACTCGGGGATCGAAAGCGCGGCATAGGCCAGAAAGGCAGCGAGTCTGTCGAAGATCGAGTCTTTGTAGATAGCGGCCAAGACCCCGAGCGGGATCGCTACGCACCAGGCAAAGAGGATGGAGCTTAGGGAGAGCAGAAAGGTTGCCGGCACCCGTTGCTTGAGCAGAGTGAGCACCTCGACCTTATAGGTCCAGGACTCCCCGAAGTAAGGGGCACCGAGATGCAGGCCCTTGTCGTCCTGCCCCACCCAGGGGCCGTACTTGACGGGCGAGACATTGGCCAACCAGTGTCCGTAGCGGACAAACCAGGGCGTCGGGTCGCCCGCCTCGTCGACCAACCCCAGCTGCTGCTCCTGCTGCCGGATGATCTCAGGAGAAATATCCTTGGCGGCCCGGGCCTGCGTCAGGAAGTCGCCCGGAGACAGGTACATGAGCAGAGAGACCAGCAAACTCACCGCCAGCAAGAGCGGTATAAGCGAAAGGAGTCGGCGGACAATAAAGGCAAACATCTATGAATTTGAGATCTGGTTATGTTTCATTGGCAGCAAGCCGGCAGCTTGGCAACCTCGTCATTGCTTTTCACTCCGGGTCTTCCGTCCAGATCTCGTCGATATTCCATAACATGGTACCAGCGCTGGGCACATAGACGTTGCGCCACTTCTTTTTAATTCCTGCGTAAGTGATCGGACTGAACCCGTAGAGGAGCGGCAATTCATCTGCCAGGATGGCCTGCACCTCATGCATGTAAGCGACACGCTGATCCATGTCCAGAGTCCGCTCCTGTAAGCCGATCAATTCGTCAATCCGGGCTTCCCATTCGGTCGCCGGTTCCGGCTGCTCGGGATACCATTGGTGATAGACACCGCTGCTCAGATAGAGCGCCTTGCTCCCAGAAGGGTCATAGGCCGCGCTGCTCGACCCCCAGCCCAGAATGGTAATGTCATAGTTAAAGGTGTCATCCGTACGACGCAGCAGGGTGGCAAAATCCGAGCGCTCGATTTTCACATCCATTCCCAGATCCTTCATGTTCTCCACAAAGGTCACCCCGATCTTGTCGTAGGAGGCACTCTCCACCAGAAGCAGCGTAAAGGCCACCGGCACGCCTTCGCTATCGATCAGGCGGCCATCCTCGCGCCAACTAAAGCCCGCCTCCCGCAACAACTCGCGCGCCTTGTCCGGATTATAGTCGTAACGCGGCAAATCCGGATTGTGCCACTTGCCCTGGGCGGGCGGAATGATGGAAGTCAGGGGCTCCCCCTTGCCGAAGAGCAAGGCGTCGATCATGCCTTTGCGGTTCAGCCCATACTGCACCGCCTGACGGAAGCGCTTGTCCGTGAACCAGCGTAACTTATGAGCCGGCACATAGGCAGTGCCTTCCTCGTTCTTTCCACGGTGCTGGTTGAACCAGAAAAAATTCACGCTGGCCGAAGGCCCGCGGTCAAAGATCTTGAAATCATAGGTATCGGCGGCCTTTCGCACCCAGATCAAATCATCCGCACCAATACCGGACGCATCACTCTTGCCGGTGGCAAAATGCGCGATCGCGGTGTTCGACTCGGCGACAAA from Coraliomargarita parva encodes:
- the add gene encoding adenosine deaminase, coding for MSQDLHELIDKLPKTELHLHIEGGAMYPEFALELAEKNKVPLPFEDLDSAREFYKFESLDHFIHILRTTVATLCDAEDYCRAVSIIGERAARQNIHYHELMVSPGLRPDVPLQEVFAGMAAGRELNRKRFGVETRFVLDIDRTKPADFGLNLVETGAAWCERAGIIAVGLDCQENGFPPALHKAAYARAAELGFRRAGHAGEDGPAAYMWEGIRECGFERIDHGVRAVEDPALVRYLAEHRIPLTVCPLSNLQLRVFPEMPAHTIETLRQAGVLVTINSDDPPMFDCDMVDDFKAVVDCFKLDAAAVVELARNGFEASFMEPAEKATALREFDLAATELLG
- a CDS encoding ABC transporter substrate-binding protein, which translates into the protein MTMSTAERSRFFWRCIAAVLLAFLSGCGEPPKIERGAFQVPEDAMVADCEPGEYGGIFVLNETTQPTTFNPQVPNNVSTSLILSRILSSLVDYDPRTEQFVPGLAKSWEVSEDKLSYTFNLRRGIRWSDGEPFTADDVVFTFDCILSEVVDPETGEARPKYPSRYYEQYIINGEKIRYEKIDDYTVRFHVPTIYAPFIYDISQPILPRHKLYQSFEDGSFTKQWSTQVAIESPVEIVGTGPFMIRSYKPGERLVMTPNPHYWRVDREGQRLPYLDYLVLKFVAESNTAIAHFATGKSDASGIGADDLIWVRKAADTYDFKIFDRGPSASVNFFWFNQHRGKNEEGTAYVPAHKLRWFTDKRFRQAVQYGLNRKGMIDALLFGKGEPLTSIIPPAQGKWHNPDLPRYDYNPDKARELLREAGFSWREDGRLIDSEGVPVAFTLLLVESASYDKIGVTFVENMKDLGMDVKIERSDFATLLRRTDDTFNYDITILGWGSSSAAYDPSGSKALYLSSGVYHQWYPEQPEPATEWEARIDELIGLQERTLDMDQRVAYMHEVQAILADELPLLYGFSPITYAGIKKKWRNVYVPSAGTMLWNIDEIWTEDPE
- a CDS encoding ABC transporter ATP-binding protein; this encodes MSDLLAVSDLRIAFHSKGAANEVVKGISFSVDSGGKTVAILGESGSGKSVTCLSLTRLLPAPPTCTVSGKILFNGRDVLAMKKEELRSIRGGGIAYIFQEPSASLNPVFTVGHQIAEAVKLHRPDIKDVKARVVELLELVGIRDAAKRYKAYPHEMSGGMQQRVMIAMALACEPKLLVADEPTTALDVTIQAQIMDLLRELREKLGMSIVLITHNFGIVKGFADEVIVMFRGDIVEQGPVDSVLENPQHPYTKALIACIPKLGVKQHRLTTIEKEMAAVQE
- a CDS encoding ABC transporter permease subunit — translated: MFAFIVRRLLSLIPLLLAVSLLVSLLMYLSPGDFLTQARAAKDISPEIIRQQEQQLGLVDEAGDPTPWFVRYGHWLANVSPVKYGPWVGQDDKGLHLGAPYFGESWTYKVEVLTLLKQRVPATFLLSLSSILFAWCVAIPLGVLAAIYKDSIFDRLAAFLAYAALSIPEFFLAILAVYFASVTGIFPEGGRSSVESEFYPAALKLADYAYHLILPTIVLGIGSVAGMMRIMRANFIDYMQAEFATTARAKGLRERVVMFKHVLRNAINPLITSFGYAFASLLSGALLVENVMNYPGLGQLIYDALIREDQYVVMAGVVVGVVMLVLGNLLADLLLAWSDPRIRLEGGGARASKAGKSWLLWVIVLGVILFEILLESFAPGLLQSIWVVLKYLGLLLVALLAVACVTLVGYVVFNLFKNLIGQILRRPLGASALAVLVLLYGAALFAPFFAPYPITKQNLSYAFHPPSTYTWKDGRLQVELYEKQELGSPVYVPSGETVPLRFFAKCEPYKFLGFIPMERKFLQLESDDPDARVYLLGSDDTGRDIFSRLLYGSRISLSIGFIGISITMIIGFLVGSLAGYFGGTVDFVAMRVVELLMSIPGLYLLLALRSALISPDMSPAQVYTIIVVILSVIGWAGAARIIRGMTASIRNRTFVTAAESMGQSAPKILIKHILPNLASYLLVAATLSIPGYILAEAALSFLGLGISEPSTSWGLMLKQSQGNMIVFFMNFWWMLTPGFAIFITVIAFNVLGDVLRDIVDPKMQTR